TCACATCGACGAGGAAGCCGCCGCGAGCGCACGGGACGTCTTCGAGGAGACACGCATCGCAGCCGCGACGCGGGCGCGTGTCGCCGGCGACATCGGAACGCGACTCAGGTGACAGGAGTTACTGGAAATCGTGATGGGCGGGTTCATCGGTGTTCACCCGGTCGAGGGTCGTCCCGCACCACTGGCAGAACTCCAACTCCCCTTCGACCGGCCGACCGCAGTCGGGACAGACGGTCATCGCCTCGCCCGCACTCCGGAGCCGGAGGAGGTAGTTGTTGACGACGGCGAGTCGGTAGGCGTCGAGCACGCTGAGCAGCGAGACGGCGAGCAGCGGCGCGGCGTCGAGCCAGGCAAACGGGTGTCCCGAGACGAGCGCGTCAAGCGTCGCGTCCGGCACGAACAGCGTCGAGAGCATCGTGGCCCCGATCCAGCCGAGCGCGCGGAGCCACCGCCGGAGGTAGAGATGGCCGAACGCGGGCGCGATGGCCGACAGCAGCGCCGCGAGCCACGGTCGTTTCCGTGAACGAGTCTGCACCATACCTTGACTGAACAGTTATTCACTATTCAGTCTTTCGCTTACCTCGCCCGCCCCACCGGTTTGAGAAAGTTTACACCGCTCGACCGCCCGGTTTCGTCCATGAGTTCGGTTCCCGAACGCAGCGACATCGACACCGAGTACACGTGGGACCTGTCGAACCTCTACGCCACCGACGAGGACTGGGAGGCGGCCTACGAGGCCGTCGAGGAGGGTATCGCGGACCTCGAAGCCTACGAGGGACGGGCGACCGCGGACGGTGAGACCCTGCTCGAAACGCTCGAAACGCGCGAGGAGCTGTTCAGGAAGCTCTCGAACGTGGTCTCGTACGCGCGGATGCGCCGCGACGAGGACACCACCGACCAGCAGTATCAGGCGCTCACAGCGCGCTCACAGTCGCTGGCGGCCGACGCATCGAGCGCGGCGAGCTTCATCGACCCCGCGCTCCAAGAGTGCACGCGCGAGGAGTTGGACGCGATGACCGAGGAGGAGCCGGCGCTCGAAACCTACGACCACTACTTCGACGACGTGTTACGGATGAAACCGCACACCCGGTCGGCGGAGATCGAGGCGCTGCTCGCCGACCTCGGCGAGGTGACGGGCGCGGCCAGCGAGGTCTACGGGATGCTCACGAACGCCGACATGGAGTTCCCGACCGTCGAGGATCCGGACGGGGAAGCCGTCGAGATCTCGCTGAGCAACTTCACGAAGCTCCAGAAACGGCCCGACCGCGCCTTCCGACGGGAAGTCTACGAACAGTTCTACGACGAGTGGGAGGAGGTACGCAACGCGGTCGGGGCGGCCCACCGCAACAGCGTCAAGGCCGACGTGAAGCTCGCCGACGCTAGAGACTACGACACCGCACGCGAGGCCGGCCTCGACGGCGCGAACATTCCCGTGGAAGTGTACGATACGCTGGTCGACACCGTGCGGGGGAACCTCGACGTCCTCAATCGCCACGCCGACCTCAAGCGCGAGCGCCTCGGCGTGGAGGAGTTGCGGATGTGGGACCTCTACATGCCGATGGTCGATTCCGAGAGTCCCGACGTGTCCTACGAGGATGCCAAAGAGCACGTCACGGCGGCGGTCGCGCCGCTGGGTGAGGAGTACCAAGAACAGCTCGCCGAGGGACTCGATTCACGGTGGGTCGACGTCTACGAGAACCGGGGCAAACAGTCAGGGGCCTATTCGGGCGGAACCTACGACTCGCAGCCGTACATCCTGATGAACTACCAGGACGACATCGCCTCGATGTACACGCTCGCCCACGAACTCGGCCATTCCCTGCATTCGGAGCTGGCGAGCGAGGCCCAGCCCTACGTCTACGGCGACTACGAGATCTTCGTCGCCGAGATCGCTTCGACGGTGAACGAAGCGCTACTGACCCAGCACCTGCTCGACACCGTGGAAGACGAGTCCTTCCGCCGCCACGTCCTGAACGAGTATCTCGAACGGTTCCGCGCGACGCTCGTCCGCCAGACGATGTTCGCCGAGTTCGAGATGGAGACCCACGACCTCGCCGAGGAAGGCGAGGCGCTCACGCCCGACCGCCTCGACGACATCTATGGCGGTCTCAAATCTGATTATTACCGAGATGCGGCGGTCGACGACCGCATCGCCCGCGAGTGGATGCGAATCCCCCACTTCTATCGGCCGTTTTACGTCTATCAGTACGCGACCGGCATCTCGGCGGCGGTCGCACTCGCCGAGCGCATCCGCGCCGAGG
This region of Halococcus sediminicola genomic DNA includes:
- the pepF gene encoding oligoendopeptidase F encodes the protein MSSVPERSDIDTEYTWDLSNLYATDEDWEAAYEAVEEGIADLEAYEGRATADGETLLETLETREELFRKLSNVVSYARMRRDEDTTDQQYQALTARSQSLAADASSAASFIDPALQECTREELDAMTEEEPALETYDHYFDDVLRMKPHTRSAEIEALLADLGEVTGAASEVYGMLTNADMEFPTVEDPDGEAVEISLSNFTKLQKRPDRAFRREVYEQFYDEWEEVRNAVGAAHRNSVKADVKLADARDYDTAREAGLDGANIPVEVYDTLVDTVRGNLDVLNRHADLKRERLGVEELRMWDLYMPMVDSESPDVSYEDAKEHVTAAVAPLGEEYQEQLAEGLDSRWVDVYENRGKQSGAYSGGTYDSQPYILMNYQDDIASMYTLAHELGHSLHSELASEAQPYVYGDYEIFVAEIASTVNEALLTQHLLDTVEDESFRRHVLNEYLERFRATLVRQTMFAEFEMETHDLAEEGEALTPDRLDDIYGGLKSDYYRDAAVDDRIAREWMRIPHFYRPFYVYQYATGISAAVALAERIRAEGEDAAKPYREFLASGSHGYPIELLREAGVDMTDAGPIEAAFGAYDDALTEFDELA
- a CDS encoding DUF7575 domain-containing protein: MVQTRSRKRPWLAALLSAIAPAFGHLYLRRWLRALGWIGATMLSTLFVPDATLDALVSGHPFAWLDAAPLLAVSLLSVLDAYRLAVVNNYLLRLRSAGEAMTVCPDCGRPVEGELEFCQWCGTTLDRVNTDEPAHHDFQ